A region of Desulfuromonas thiophila DNA encodes the following proteins:
- a CDS encoding GAF domain-containing protein, whose translation MAQRETRILSQTALWMLVGISLTLLILLTLCQIVETYREARRAQAERHAAYAVGLADHTERALGEALLMLEQQVELLRLRPFSRHDGLQLHQQLAAQLRRAPQVAELLLADAEGRLLASSEDWPTPPRSLADRADFQRQRAGHLIAPLLSLPYRDAQRGAWCFSLSLPLTDAAGDFAGVVLVVLRVDYFSAFYQRLFPQPTERIHLLRQDGRVQLVMPFDPAALEVAFMPAQHPELFAPDRQPGRFECAVLDPAGRGRLVTSQTLETLPLVALMSVDKQAALGPLRQQVAERLLFLLITVAAILALTYQLARQSAGSQRELRKRVELRTARLKQLNRELAALVDIGQHAADDVQLLLDFALDKILYLTGSQYGYIYHYNEERREFTLNSWSKEVLPDCQVMQPQTIYQLEKTGIWGEAVRQRKPIMLNDFAAEHPLKKGYPAGHVPLRRFLTVPIFDGRGQIVAVVGLANREQPYRQRDVRQLRLMMDGVWKIYRQRELEQQLSRAASQWQASFDAIIDAVLLYDDQGRLLRCNRATTRLFKRDFKELLGMRCRELLAGARTATAAEASCLVCACRRQKSSIEGLLQHDGRWLQIRVDPILDGADAFVGAVQVIHDDSQRIANEEKLQFTQAQLLQSEKLASIGQLAAGIAHEINNPLSFISSNLANLKNYISRYDQQVAGLEQLVLAGDGVEAAEKIADQRRRLKFDYIQQDVQDLLAESTEGCERLKRIVEDLKTFARSDQAQLEEVDLHQCLDSTINIAWNQIKYVARLERDYGQLPRLWCNAQQINQVILNLLINAVQAIEAAGRGEAGLIRVQTRRQEGWAVIELRDNGCGMSEAVQKRIFEPFFTTKEVGKGTGLGLSISYDILKKHGGRLTVDSRAGEGSCFGLWLPLSGPVSSPATD comes from the coding sequence ATGGCACAGAGAGAAACCAGAATCCTGTCGCAGACTGCTCTCTGGATGCTGGTGGGCATTTCGCTGACGCTTTTGATCCTGCTGACACTGTGTCAGATCGTTGAAACCTACCGTGAAGCCCGCCGGGCTCAGGCCGAGCGGCATGCCGCCTATGCCGTCGGCCTGGCTGATCATACCGAACGGGCACTGGGTGAGGCTCTGCTGATGCTGGAACAGCAGGTTGAACTGCTGCGGCTGCGGCCATTTTCCCGGCATGATGGTTTACAGCTGCACCAGCAGCTGGCCGCTCAGCTGCGCCGTGCCCCCCAGGTGGCGGAGTTGCTGCTGGCCGATGCCGAGGGGCGCCTGCTGGCCTCCAGCGAAGACTGGCCGACACCGCCGCGGTCGCTGGCCGACCGGGCCGATTTCCAGCGCCAGCGCGCCGGCCATCTGATTGCACCGTTACTGTCCTTGCCCTACCGGGATGCACAGCGTGGCGCCTGGTGTTTCAGCCTGTCCCTGCCCCTGACGGACGCCGCTGGTGACTTTGCCGGCGTGGTGTTGGTGGTGTTGCGCGTCGACTATTTCTCTGCTTTTTACCAGCGCCTGTTTCCCCAGCCGACGGAGCGGATTCATTTGCTGCGCCAGGATGGCCGGGTGCAACTGGTGATGCCCTTCGATCCGGCTGCCCTGGAGGTGGCCTTCATGCCGGCGCAGCATCCCGAACTGTTTGCGCCGGATCGGCAGCCGGGTCGCTTTGAATGTGCCGTGCTTGATCCGGCTGGTCGCGGGCGCCTGGTTACCAGCCAGACCCTGGAAACCCTGCCGCTGGTGGCGCTGATGTCTGTTGACAAGCAGGCGGCGCTGGGCCCGCTCCGGCAGCAGGTGGCTGAGCGCCTATTGTTTCTGCTGATCACGGTGGCAGCGATTCTGGCCCTGACGTATCAGCTGGCCCGTCAGAGCGCGGGTTCTCAGCGCGAGCTGCGCAAACGGGTCGAACTGCGCACGGCCAGGCTGAAACAGCTCAACCGCGAACTGGCGGCGCTGGTGGATATTGGCCAGCATGCCGCCGACGATGTGCAGCTGCTGCTCGATTTTGCCCTCGACAAGATTCTGTACCTGACGGGCAGTCAGTATGGCTATATCTATCACTACAACGAAGAGCGGCGCGAGTTCACCCTCAACAGCTGGTCGAAGGAGGTTTTGCCCGACTGTCAGGTGATGCAGCCGCAGACGATTTACCAGCTGGAGAAAACCGGCATCTGGGGCGAGGCGGTGCGCCAGCGCAAGCCGATCATGCTCAATGACTTTGCCGCTGAGCATCCGCTGAAAAAGGGCTATCCCGCTGGCCATGTGCCCTTGCGGCGTTTTTTGACGGTGCCGATCTTCGATGGCCGCGGCCAGATTGTCGCGGTGGTTGGGCTGGCCAACCGGGAGCAGCCCTATCGCCAGCGCGATGTCCGGCAGTTGCGGCTGATGATGGACGGGGTGTGGAAGATCTACCGCCAGCGCGAACTGGAACAGCAGCTGAGCCGCGCGGCCTCGCAGTGGCAGGCCAGCTTCGACGCCATCATCGACGCGGTCCTGCTGTATGACGACCAGGGGCGTTTGCTGCGCTGCAACCGGGCCACCACCCGGTTGTTCAAGCGTGATTTCAAAGAATTGCTGGGCATGCGCTGTCGTGAGCTGCTGGCCGGCGCCCGCACGGCCACGGCCGCCGAAGCCTCCTGCCTGGTCTGTGCCTGTCGACGGCAGAAGAGCAGTATCGAGGGGCTGCTGCAGCATGATGGGCGCTGGTTGCAGATTCGGGTCGATCCGATTCTCGATGGCGCCGACGCCTTTGTCGGTGCCGTGCAGGTAATCCACGATGACAGCCAACGGATCGCCAACGAGGAGAAGCTGCAGTTCACCCAGGCCCAGCTGCTGCAGAGCGAGAAGCTGGCCTCCATCGGCCAGCTGGCCGCCGGCATCGCCCATGAAATCAACAATCCGCTGTCCTTTATCAGCAGCAATCTGGCCAACCTGAAAAACTACATCAGCCGTTACGACCAGCAGGTGGCCGGGCTGGAACAGCTGGTGCTGGCGGGTGACGGGGTGGAAGCGGCGGAAAAGATCGCCGACCAGCGCCGCCGGCTCAAGTTTGATTACATCCAGCAGGATGTGCAGGATCTGCTGGCGGAAAGCACCGAAGGCTGTGAGCGCCTCAAACGCATTGTCGAGGACCTCAAGACCTTTGCCCGCAGCGATCAGGCCCAGCTGGAGGAGGTCGATCTGCACCAGTGCCTCGACAGCACCATCAATATCGCCTGGAACCAGATCAAGTATGTGGCGCGGCTGGAACGGGATTACGGCCAGTTGCCGCGGCTGTGGTGCAACGCCCAGCAGATCAATCAGGTGATTCTCAACCTGCTGATCAACGCCGTGCAGGCGATTGAAGCCGCCGGCCGGGGCGAGGCCGGCCTGATCCGGGTGCAGACCCGGCGGCAGGAGGGCTGGGCCGTCATCGAGCTGCGGGATAATGGCTGCGGCATGTCCGAAGCGGTGCAAAAGCGCATTTTCGAGCCCTTTTTCACCACCAAGGAGGTGGGCAAGGGCACCGGCCTGGGCCTTTCCATCAGCTATGATATTCTCAAGAAACACGGCGGCCGCCTGACGGTGGACAGCCGCGCGGGCGAGGGCAGCTGCTTTGGCCTGTGGCTGCCGCTGTCCGGGCCGGTGAGCTCGCCGGCCACTGACTGA
- a CDS encoding HD-GYP domain-containing protein translates to MRTVLFVDDEQGILHALERVFLERDDIRCLYAASAAEALEILAREEVWVVVSDYLMPGMRGIELLSRVKARWPQALRIMMTAYADLAVAIDAINKSEAYRFITKPWNNQALIEVVDEALMRYQLVASLKTEDENVFLSLAQTVELKDPYTKGHCDRVARYAVALAQAAGIGAPLIDDIRHGSWLHDCGKIGVPERVLNFPGRLSSEDMEAVMQHPRWGSEVARQARLPESVINIIFYHHERFDGNGYPAGLKGLEIPIEARIVAIADVFDALSSDRPYRKAYSLTAVRQIMVEMTASHFDPVLMELFTPQMAPLLQQAQAGE, encoded by the coding sequence ATGCGCACGGTACTCTTTGTCGACGATGAACAGGGCATTTTGCATGCGCTGGAGCGGGTGTTTCTCGAGCGGGACGATATTCGCTGCCTCTATGCCGCTTCGGCGGCCGAGGCGCTGGAGATTCTGGCGCGCGAGGAGGTCTGGGTGGTGGTGTCCGACTATCTGATGCCGGGCATGCGCGGCATCGAGCTGCTGTCGCGCGTCAAGGCGCGCTGGCCCCAGGCGCTGCGCATCATGATGACGGCCTACGCCGATCTGGCGGTAGCCATCGACGCCATCAACAAGAGCGAGGCCTACCGTTTTATCACCAAGCCGTGGAACAACCAGGCGCTGATCGAGGTGGTGGATGAGGCGTTGATGCGTTATCAGCTGGTGGCCTCGCTCAAAACCGAGGATGAGAACGTTTTTCTGTCGCTGGCCCAGACCGTCGAGCTCAAGGATCCTTACACCAAGGGCCATTGCGACCGGGTGGCGCGCTATGCCGTGGCGCTGGCGCAGGCGGCCGGCATCGGCGCGCCGCTGATCGACGACATCCGCCACGGCAGCTGGCTGCACGACTGCGGCAAGATCGGCGTACCCGAGCGGGTGCTCAATTTCCCCGGCCGGCTCAGTAGCGAAGACATGGAAGCGGTGATGCAGCATCCACGCTGGGGCAGCGAGGTGGCGCGGCAGGCCCGCCTGCCCGAATCGGTGATCAATATCATTTTCTATCATCACGAGCGCTTTGACGGCAACGGCTACCCGGCCGGCCTCAAGGGCCTGGAGATTCCCATCGAGGCCCGCATTGTCGCCATTGCCGACGTGTTCGATGCCCTGTCGTCCGATCGACCCTACCGCAAGGCCTATTCCCTGACCGCCGTCCGCCAGATCATGGTCGAGATGACGGCCAGTCATTTCGACCCGGTGCTGATGGAACTGTTTACGCCGCAGATGGCGCCCTTGCTGCAGCAGGCCCAGGCGGGCGAATGA
- a CDS encoding sensor histidine kinase produces the protein MPAIKRLVLLVVLLVLGAGPLAAQPLELTAAEQQWLKAHRPIRVGIMADWPPFNFVDGLGRPQGIGAAYLAALNRRLAGALQPVAADFATNQQRLQAGELDALMDISQRPDREGLYRFSRPYMRVPHVLVGRTDGPYFATPADLAGRLLALERGFHNVTYFRQQQPQVRVREYADTAAALDAVSRGEADAYAGNRAVVVYLLENELLTNLRPMGRLEGPESVLQFGVRPDQVELVSILDKALASLTVAEERAIRREWLREPPPFNFVLLAQLGGVALLIIGLFAVWNRRLQREVATRRQAEAQLAELVRERTAQARELRRAKEQAEAADRIKSAFLATMSHELRTPLNSIIGFTGILLQELGGPLTAEQRRQLGMVKSSSRHLLALISDVLDLSKIEAGQLQVARESCDLAALLRHAEQTLRPQVEAKGLRFVLRLEGETEPATAVWPLVSDARRLEQILLNLLSNAIKFTEQGQVELIGRRSGAGYEVLVRDSGIGIAPQDIEHLFQPFHQLDSGLTRKYEGTGLGLSICRRLLQLLGGRIWCDSVPGQGSTFGFSLPAQPLEEEDGPA, from the coding sequence GTGCCGGCCATAAAACGGCTGGTGCTGTTGGTTGTGTTGCTGGTGCTGGGCGCCGGGCCGCTGGCGGCCCAGCCGCTGGAGCTGACGGCGGCCGAACAGCAGTGGCTCAAGGCCCACCGGCCGATCCGGGTTGGCATCATGGCCGACTGGCCGCCGTTCAACTTTGTCGATGGCCTGGGCCGGCCGCAGGGCATCGGCGCCGCCTATCTGGCGGCGCTCAATCGCCGGCTGGCCGGCGCGCTGCAGCCGGTCGCGGCCGATTTCGCCACCAATCAGCAGCGCTTGCAGGCCGGTGAACTCGACGCCCTGATGGATATCAGCCAGCGGCCCGACCGCGAAGGGCTCTACCGCTTCAGCCGGCCGTACATGCGTGTGCCGCATGTGCTGGTGGGGCGTACGGACGGCCCCTATTTCGCCACGCCGGCCGACCTGGCCGGGCGGCTGCTGGCGCTGGAACGCGGTTTTCACAATGTGACCTATTTTCGCCAGCAGCAGCCGCAGGTGCGGGTGCGTGAGTATGCCGATACGGCCGCCGCTCTCGATGCCGTCAGCCGGGGCGAGGCCGATGCCTATGCCGGCAACCGTGCCGTAGTGGTGTATCTGCTGGAAAACGAACTGCTTACCAACCTGCGGCCGATGGGCCGGCTGGAAGGGCCGGAATCGGTGCTGCAGTTCGGGGTGCGGCCCGATCAGGTGGAACTGGTCAGCATTCTCGACAAGGCGCTGGCGTCCCTGACGGTGGCCGAGGAGCGCGCCATCCGCCGGGAATGGCTGCGTGAGCCGCCGCCGTTCAACTTTGTGCTGCTGGCCCAGCTGGGTGGCGTGGCCTTGCTGATCATTGGCCTGTTCGCCGTCTGGAACCGGCGGCTCCAGCGCGAGGTGGCCACCCGCCGCCAGGCCGAGGCGCAGCTGGCCGAGCTGGTGCGCGAGCGCACCGCCCAGGCGCGGGAACTGCGCCGGGCCAAGGAACAGGCCGAGGCGGCCGACCGGATCAAATCGGCCTTTCTGGCCACCATGTCACACGAGCTGCGCACACCGCTCAATTCCATCATCGGCTTTACCGGCATTCTGCTGCAGGAGCTGGGCGGGCCACTGACGGCCGAGCAGCGCCGTCAGCTGGGCATGGTCAAGAGCAGTTCCAGGCATCTGCTGGCGCTGATCAGCGACGTGCTCGATCTGTCGAAGATCGAGGCCGGCCAGCTGCAGGTGGCGCGCGAGTCGTGCGATCTGGCGGCGCTGCTGCGTCACGCGGAGCAGACCCTGCGGCCCCAGGTCGAGGCCAAGGGCCTGCGTTTCGTGCTGCGGCTTGAGGGCGAGACCGAGCCGGCGACGGCCGTCTGGCCGCTGGTCAGCGATGCCCGCCGGCTGGAGCAGATTCTGCTCAATCTGCTGTCGAATGCCATCAAGTTCACCGAGCAGGGCCAGGTGGAACTGATCGGCCGCCGCAGCGGCGCCGGCTACGAGGTGCTGGTGCGCGACAGCGGCATCGGCATCGCCCCGCAGGACATCGAGCATCTGTTTCAGCCGTTTCACCAGCTGGACAGCGGCCTGACGCGCAAATACGAGGGCACCGGCCTGGGGTTGTCCATCTGCCGCCGCCTGCTGCAGCTGCTGGGCGGCCGCATCTGGTGCGACAGCGTGCCGGGGCAGGGCAGCACCTTCGGTTTCAGCCTGCCGGCGCAACCGCTTGAAGAGGAGGACGGGCCAGCGTGA
- a CDS encoding response regulator, with product MTTILYIEDNEQNLYLVSFLLQRHGFAVTGASDGRRGLELALAQPFDLILLDIQLPGMNGYDVARALRSHSRLARTPIVALTSYAMAGDRDKALLAGCDGYIEKPIDPDTFIAQLQPHLPPAEGG from the coding sequence GTGACAACCATCCTGTACATCGAAGACAACGAACAGAATCTCTATCTGGTCAGTTTTCTGCTGCAACGCCACGGTTTTGCCGTTACCGGCGCCAGCGATGGCCGGCGCGGCCTGGAACTGGCCCTGGCGCAGCCCTTCGATCTGATTCTGCTGGACATTCAGCTGCCGGGCATGAACGGCTACGATGTTGCCCGGGCGCTGCGTTCGCACAGCCGGCTGGCCAGAACCCCCATCGTGGCGCTGACCTCCTACGCCATGGCCGGCGACCGCGACAAGGCGCTGCTGGCCGGTTGCGATGGCTACATCGAAAAACCCATCGATCCCGATACCTTTATCGCCCAGCTGCAGCCGCATCTGCCGCCAGCGGAGGGAGGCTAG
- a CDS encoding ATP-binding protein, with the protein MATVLVVDDSADNRYYLQALLQGHGLNVAEAADGAAALALARQQPPDLVISDILMPRMDGYQLCRAFRADAALRAIPFIFYTATFTSDRDAALGLQLGADRFLLKPQEPEVLLAEIRTLLAQAAAPAPVPDEGQLAEEYGAVLFRKLEKKMAELERANAALRQNEERFRAFLQQCPVALAVSAASGVVELVNSAFVDLLGYGLADLQRIDDWWPRAYPDPAYRARVQQRWQQALSEARLGGGLVQPAGEFRVCDSAGQTHDLRISATFVGDRLLTLFQDLTAIRAAERERALLHSQMMQQDKMACVGQLAAGIAHEVNNPAGFIHSNLESLDRYLAHLRRYFDQEQVLLAGTDITGLPAALAALRHDCHIDAISRQLPGLVRDSLDGIERIVGIVRDLRLFSHRDSRQLEALDLLACLEGVINIVWGEIKKSAQLERQLQPLPAVRGNSQQLSQVLMNLLVNAAQAIDKPGGRIVLRSWREADRACLAVEDNGCGMEETLRARIFEPFFTTKPAGQGTGLGLPISLQIVEAHQGQLRVDSQPGRGSCFTLCLPLAQADHKENP; encoded by the coding sequence ATGGCAACGGTTCTGGTGGTCGATGACAGCGCCGACAACCGCTATTATCTGCAGGCGCTGTTGCAGGGCCATGGCCTGAACGTGGCCGAGGCCGCCGATGGCGCGGCCGCCCTGGCGCTGGCGCGGCAGCAGCCACCGGATCTGGTCATTTCCGATATCCTGATGCCGCGCATGGACGGCTACCAGCTCTGTCGCGCCTTCAGGGCCGATGCCGCCCTGCGCGCCATTCCTTTCATCTTCTATACCGCCACCTTTACCAGCGACCGCGATGCCGCCCTCGGCCTGCAGCTGGGTGCCGACCGTTTTTTGCTCAAGCCGCAGGAACCCGAGGTGCTGCTGGCCGAGATCCGCACCCTGCTGGCGCAGGCGGCCGCGCCGGCGCCCGTGCCGGACGAAGGTCAGCTGGCCGAGGAATACGGTGCGGTCCTGTTCCGCAAGCTGGAAAAGAAGATGGCCGAGCTGGAACGGGCCAACGCCGCCCTGCGCCAGAACGAGGAGCGCTTTCGCGCCTTTTTGCAGCAGTGCCCGGTGGCGCTGGCGGTCTCGGCCGCCAGCGGGGTGGTCGAGCTGGTCAACAGCGCCTTTGTTGACCTGCTGGGCTATGGTCTTGCCGATCTGCAGCGTATTGATGACTGGTGGCCGCGCGCCTATCCCGATCCGGCCTATCGGGCGCGGGTGCAACAGCGGTGGCAGCAGGCCCTCAGCGAGGCGCGCCTCGGCGGTGGGCTGGTTCAGCCGGCGGGTGAGTTCCGCGTTTGCGACAGCGCCGGTCAGACACACGATCTGCGCATCAGCGCCACCTTCGTCGGGGATCGGCTGCTGACACTGTTTCAGGATCTGACCGCCATCCGCGCCGCCGAACGCGAACGGGCGCTGTTGCACAGCCAGATGATGCAGCAGGACAAGATGGCCTGTGTCGGCCAGCTGGCCGCCGGTATCGCTCACGAGGTCAACAACCCGGCCGGCTTCATCCACAGCAACCTGGAAAGCCTCGACCGCTATCTGGCGCATCTGCGGCGCTACTTCGATCAGGAGCAGGTGCTGCTGGCCGGCACCGACATCACCGGCCTGCCGGCGGCGCTGGCGGCGCTGCGCCACGACTGCCACATCGACGCCATTTCGCGCCAGTTGCCGGGACTGGTGCGCGACAGCCTGGATGGTATCGAACGCATTGTCGGCATCGTGCGCGATCTGCGGTTGTTCTCCCACCGCGACAGTCGCCAGCTGGAGGCGCTCGATCTGCTGGCCTGCCTGGAAGGCGTCATCAACATTGTCTGGGGCGAGATCAAAAAAAGCGCCCAACTGGAGCGCCAACTGCAGCCGTTGCCGGCGGTGCGCGGCAACAGCCAGCAACTCAGCCAGGTGCTGATGAACCTGCTGGTCAATGCCGCCCAGGCCATCGACAAGCCCGGCGGGCGCATTGTGCTGCGCAGCTGGCGCGAGGCGGACAGGGCCTGTCTGGCGGTGGAGGACAACGGCTGCGGTATGGAGGAAACCCTGCGGGCGCGCATCTTCGAACCCTTTTTCACCACCAAGCCAGCCGGCCAGGGTACCGGCCTGGGGCTGCCCATCTCGTTGCAGATTGTCGAGGCCCATCAGGGCCAGCTGCGGGTGGACAGCCAGCCGGGGCGGGGCAGCTGCTTCACCCTCTGTCTGCCGTTGGCGCAGGCTGACCACAAGGAGAACCCATGA
- a CDS encoding ferritin family protein, with product MNNPLTNGDYLDWCLRQEVFAERLYEELARRPEVAEADRVLLRQLAAQERDHITSLQFVQRLLRLAQELELAFELTAEQRQLLAACERETAGVKPAELSLAQGYALDKRMEERFIEVHCLLEQTTGNKELARLFRQLRTGDQEHFEALLRLLGRAGEPAPAKTGPA from the coding sequence ATGAACAATCCCCTGACCAATGGCGACTATCTCGACTGGTGTCTGCGCCAGGAGGTCTTTGCCGAGCGACTCTATGAGGAACTGGCCCGCCGTCCCGAGGTGGCGGAGGCGGATCGCGTGCTGTTGCGGCAGCTGGCCGCGCAGGAACGCGATCACATCACCAGCCTGCAGTTTGTCCAGCGGTTGCTGCGGCTGGCGCAGGAACTGGAACTGGCGTTCGAGCTGACCGCTGAACAGCGCCAGCTGCTGGCGGCCTGTGAGCGGGAAACGGCCGGGGTCAAGCCGGCCGAGCTGAGCCTGGCGCAGGGTTATGCCCTGGACAAGCGGATGGAGGAGCGCTTCATCGAGGTTCACTGCCTGCTGGAGCAGACGACCGGCAATAAAGAATTGGCGCGCCTGTTTCGTCAGTTGCGGACCGGCGATCAGGAGCATTTCGAGGCCCTGTTACGGCTGCTTGGGCGCGCTGGCGAGCCAGCGCCGGCCAAGACAGGACCGGCCTGA
- a CDS encoding diguanylate cyclase domain-containing protein produces the protein MIVGQTQRRQLLALFAALFGGAAVLLTAVTLLLLQQRTAREFEALCLREQARVQVASSVLERRLENHLADLRFLAATPLVRQLLEQDNPARREALTRLLCAFVTQKGVYDQARVLDATGQERLRVDLRQGEAVVVPPAQLQNKGGRYYVADALRLAPGQIYISPLDLNIERGRIEQPYKPMIRLATPLFGADGQCSGLLVLNLLGNSLLERFRQLMGSDVEPMLLNRTGDFLVAPQPQLEWGFMFDRPAGFPRRYPAAWRQMQTTVAGHWRDGEGLFSFRALLPLTEGLVSSSGSNRQAGTSAYVLAASEYRWRVVSRIAADRLPAAGLVHHPLALLLYGGGLALLLPLSALLARLLVGRRLLLQQVRHQARHYREITDTLAEGLVVLDGACRLTEVNPEAARLLGWSREELLGVESHRIFRLCKGSATATPAQRCGLCRVPFEGTVYRSEDEELLCRDGSRLPVGLSAAPLTDEDGVSGAVVAFRDLRAIKAYQAEIEQLAFHDSLTGLPNRRLLLDRLERALTLAGRTDRYLALLFLDLDHFKQINDTYGHEGGDALLCEVARRLQQAVRQSDTVSRQGGDEFVLLLTELTFAEDAAQVARKILQGFREPVRLQDQRLQVKVSIGIALYPAHGQDSGQLMQQADEAMYRAKQAGRNRYAVAGAAPCTLDDPQQA, from the coding sequence ATGATAGTCGGCCAAACGCAGCGCCGCCAGCTGCTGGCCCTGTTCGCGGCCCTGTTCGGTGGCGCGGCCGTGCTGCTGACGGCTGTGACCCTGTTGCTGCTGCAGCAGCGGACGGCGCGCGAGTTCGAGGCCCTGTGTTTGCGGGAACAGGCCAGGGTGCAGGTCGCCAGCAGTGTGCTGGAACGGCGGCTGGAAAATCATCTGGCCGATCTGCGCTTTCTGGCGGCGACACCGCTGGTGCGGCAACTGCTGGAGCAGGACAACCCCGCCCGGCGCGAGGCGCTGACCCGGCTGTTGTGTGCCTTTGTCACGCAAAAGGGGGTTTACGATCAGGCGCGTGTGCTCGATGCGACGGGCCAGGAACGGTTGCGGGTCGATTTGCGCCAGGGCGAGGCGGTTGTCGTGCCGCCGGCCCAGCTGCAGAACAAGGGCGGTCGCTATTATGTCGCGGATGCCCTGCGACTGGCGCCGGGGCAGATCTATATCTCGCCGCTCGATCTCAACATCGAACGGGGTCGTATCGAACAGCCCTACAAGCCGATGATCCGGCTGGCGACGCCGCTGTTTGGCGCTGACGGCCAGTGCAGTGGCCTGCTGGTTCTCAATCTGCTGGGCAACAGTCTGCTGGAGCGTTTCCGCCAACTGATGGGCAGCGATGTCGAACCGATGCTGCTCAACCGCACCGGCGATTTTCTGGTGGCGCCCCAGCCGCAGCTGGAATGGGGCTTCATGTTTGATCGCCCGGCCGGCTTTCCCCGCCGCTATCCGGCGGCCTGGCGGCAGATGCAGACGACGGTGGCCGGCCATTGGCGTGATGGCGAGGGCCTGTTCAGCTTCCGGGCCCTGCTGCCGTTGACCGAGGGACTGGTGTCCTCCAGCGGTTCGAACCGCCAGGCGGGCACCAGCGCCTATGTGCTGGCCGCCAGCGAGTACCGCTGGCGGGTGGTGTCGCGGATCGCGGCCGACCGCCTGCCGGCTGCCGGTCTGGTTCATCATCCCCTGGCGTTGCTGCTCTATGGCGGCGGCCTGGCGCTGCTGCTGCCCCTGAGCGCCCTGCTGGCCCGTTTGCTGGTTGGTCGTCGTCTGCTGCTTCAGCAGGTGCGGCATCAGGCCCGCCACTACCGCGAGATTACCGATACCCTGGCCGAGGGCCTGGTGGTGCTCGACGGCGCCTGCCGCCTGACCGAGGTCAATCCCGAGGCGGCCCGTCTGCTGGGCTGGTCGCGCGAGGAGCTGTTGGGGGTCGAGAGCCATCGGATTTTTCGTCTTTGTAAGGGGTCGGCGACCGCGACGCCGGCGCAGCGCTGTGGCCTGTGCCGCGTTCCCTTTGAGGGAACGGTTTACCGCAGCGAGGACGAGGAACTGCTGTGCCGCGATGGCAGCCGCCTGCCGGTGGGCCTGAGCGCCGCGCCCCTGACGGATGAGGACGGGGTCAGTGGCGCGGTGGTGGCGTTCCGGGATCTGCGCGCCATCAAGGCCTATCAGGCCGAAATTGAGCAGCTGGCGTTTCACGACAGTCTCACCGGCCTGCCCAACCGGCGGCTGTTGCTGGACCGGCTGGAGCGGGCGCTGACGCTGGCCGGCCGGACGGACCGCTATCTGGCGCTGCTGTTTCTCGATCTGGATCATTTCAAGCAGATCAACGATACCTATGGCCATGAAGGCGGCGATGCTTTGCTGTGTGAAGTGGCCCGCCGCCTGCAGCAGGCGGTGCGGCAGAGCGATACGGTGAGCCGTCAGGGCGGTGACGAATTTGTCCTGCTGCTGACCGAACTGACCTTCGCCGAGGATGCCGCCCAGGTGGCGCGCAAGATTCTGCAGGGGTTCAGGGAACCGGTCCGGCTGCAGGACCAGCGCCTGCAGGTGAAGGTCAGCATCGGCATCGCGCTCTATCCGGCTCACGGCCAGGACAGCGGCCAGCTGATGCAGCAGGCCGATGAGGCCATGTACCGGGCCAAGCAGGCCGGCCGCAACCGTTACGCCGTGGCCGGCGCGGCGCCCTGTACCCTTGATGACCCGCAGCAGGCCTGA